From Brevibacillus marinus, a single genomic window includes:
- a CDS encoding ABC transporter ATP-binding protein codes for MNQVHAQAAVPVQAYEKSDRQPGKEPLLVVKGLKKYFPFKQGVFSKQVGYVRAVDGVDFTVYRGETLGIVGESGCGKSTTGLMILQLLDATEGEILFEGRDLRKLPQEEIRKVRRDMQIIFQDPFASLNPRMKVEDIIAEPLKVHGVYKGAELREKVIELLHVVGLGEHHLSRHPHEFSGGQRQRIGIARALALKPKLIVCDEPVSALDVSIQSQILNLLKKLQKEFGLTYIFIAHGLPVVKHISDRIAVMYLGKIVELADRDTLFAQPKHPYTEALLSAVPIPDPTKRKKRILLEGDLPSPANPPQGCSFHTRCPYAKEICAKTPPPLQQLEAGHSVACHFPL; via the coding sequence ATCAAGTGCATGCTCAGGCGGCTGTGCCTGTTCAAGCGTACGAAAAATCGGACCGTCAGCCTGGCAAGGAACCTCTCCTCGTCGTGAAGGGATTGAAGAAGTATTTTCCATTCAAGCAAGGGGTATTTTCCAAACAGGTAGGCTACGTGAGAGCGGTAGACGGCGTTGACTTTACCGTTTATCGCGGCGAAACGTTGGGAATCGTAGGCGAATCAGGCTGCGGAAAATCGACAACCGGCCTAATGATTCTCCAGCTGCTTGATGCGACAGAAGGAGAAATTCTCTTTGAAGGCAGGGATTTGAGAAAATTACCGCAAGAGGAGATCCGCAAAGTAAGACGGGATATGCAAATTATTTTTCAGGACCCGTTCGCTTCGTTAAATCCGCGGATGAAAGTGGAAGATATCATTGCCGAGCCGCTGAAAGTGCATGGCGTGTACAAAGGTGCCGAGCTGCGGGAGAAAGTGATCGAACTGCTACACGTGGTAGGGCTGGGAGAACACCATCTATCGCGCCATCCGCATGAATTCAGCGGCGGCCAGCGGCAGCGCATCGGGATTGCCCGGGCGCTTGCCTTAAAACCGAAGCTGATCGTTTGCGACGAGCCGGTTTCCGCCCTGGACGTATCGATTCAATCGCAAATTTTAAACCTGTTGAAAAAACTGCAGAAAGAATTTGGGTTAACCTATATTTTCATTGCCCACGGCTTGCCCGTCGTAAAGCATATCAGCGACCGAATCGCCGTGATGTACTTGGGAAAAATCGTTGAGCTGGCCGACCGCGACACCCTGTTTGCCCAGCCCAAACACCCGTACACGGAGGCGTTGTTGTCCGCTGTGCCGATTCCTGACCCAACCAAAAGGAAGAAACGGATTCTTCTCGAGGGCGATTTGCCAAGCCCCGCCAACCCGCCGCAAGGCTGCAGCTTTCATACACGCTGTCCCTATGCCAAAGAGATTTGTGCGAAGACTCCTCCTCCCCTTCAGCAGCTTGAAGCGGGACATTCCGTAGCCTGCCATTTTCCGCTGTAA